TGCAGGGTTCCGTAGCCGATCAGGAGTTCGGTTTTATTGCTCGTTCCCAGGACAAGGGCCTTTTCCCGGGCCGAATGGTCGTAGAGAATGGACATTCGTTCCCGGGCCATCTTGTTGCCCTTCAGAACCCGGTTTGTCGTCGGGTGCGCGGCGAAATAGGCCTCGATCTGGGGTGAGATGTCGATCGTTTTTGTCCGGATTCCGAAGGTTGCCGCAACGTCCCGGGCGTCGGCGACCTCTTCGGGAAAGGCTTGGCCCATGGGGAGGATCAAGCCCAAAACGTTGCGCGGACCGAGGGCGCGGGAGGCCAGCCCGGCGCAGACCGAAGAGTCCAAACCCCCACTCAAGCCGAGGACGGCTTTGCGGAAACCGGCCCGCCTCCATTCGTCCTTGATGAAACGCGTCAGGACCTTTTCGACGAATTCTGGATCAATCTTCATCCGTGCGGAGAATCCTTTCGAGGGACCGGGCCACGGCATCGGGCCGGTCTTCTCTTTTAAAACTCCGGGACCGGCGGGCCGAAGCGACGGCGTCAAGCGATATGTCGTGAAGGAGAAAGTCGTCGTCGAGATAGGCGGCCCGGGCCTCGAGATTTCCGTCGGGACCGTAAATGAACGAACCGCCGGCGAATGTCATGCCGTCCTCGACGCCCGTCCGATTGCAATAGACGACGAAGGCCGTGGAAAAAAACGCCTGGGCCTCGCCCATGAGTTCCCACATCCGGCTGGTCGTGAAGGCGCCCTTTCCGGATGACCCCCGGCCCGGTGCGGCGGATATGGCGATCATGATTTCGGCTCCGTCCGCAAACAGGGAATAGCCGGAACCGGCACTCAGAAAATCCCGGCAGATCATAAGTCCCGTCCGGCCGAAAGGCGCCGATAAAGCGGAAAACGAGCGTCCGGCGGCGAAAAACCGGGCTTCCTCGAACATCCCGCCGGTCGGGAGAAAAACCTTGCGGTGAATATGAAGAAGCTTTCCTCCGGCCAGGCAGGCGGCCGCATTGTAAACCAGACCCCGGGCCCGCGGGGTTTCTTCGACGAAGCCGAAGATGACGGCGATTCGACGGCTTTCGTTTCGCAGTTTGCGGAAAACCGGGCTGCGGTCGGGATTCAACGCCACCTCAGCGGCGAGATCCCGAAGATGATATCCGGTCAGGCTCAATTCCGGAAAAACAATCAAATCGGCGCCCTCTTCGGCGGCCGTTTCAATGTGTTCCAGATGGGTCTCGAGATTTTTCGGGATATTTCCAAGAGCCGGAGCGAATTGAGAAAGAGCGATTTTCAT
This genomic stretch from Acidobacteriota bacterium harbors:
- a CDS encoding NAD+ synthase; translated protein: MKIDPEFVEKVLTRFIKDEWRRAGFRKAVLGLSGGLDSSVCAGLASRALGPRNVLGLILPMGQAFPEEVADARDVAATFGIRTKTIDISPQIEAYFAAHPTTNRVLKGNKMARERMSILYDHSAREKALVLGTSNKTELLIGYGTLHGDMASAFNPIGDLYKTQVRALARRLGVPDRCLSKRPTAGLWPGQTDEDEIGLTYETIDRILYELVDRRKSRTEAAASGLNPADIDRIVSMMKKSEFKRKLPPIAKISFRTIGHDFLYAHDRED
- a CDS encoding nitrilase-related carbon-nitrogen hydrolase, encoding MKIALSQFAPALGNIPKNLETHLEHIETAAEEGADLIVFPELSLTGYHLRDLAAEVALNPDRSPVFRKLRNESRRIAVIFGFVEETPRARGLVYNAAACLAGGKLLHIHRKVFLPTGGMFEEARFFAAGRSFSALSAPFGRTGLMICRDFLSAGSGYSLFADGAEIMIAISAAPGRGSSGKGAFTTSRMWELMGEAQAFFSTAFVVYCNRTGVEDGMTFAGGSFIYGPDGNLEARAAYLDDDFLLHDISLDAVASARRSRSFKREDRPDAVARSLERILRTDED